In a genomic window of Caldalkalibacillus salinus:
- a CDS encoding RNA 2'-phosphotransferase, whose protein sequence is MRHAPWEYELELNEEGWVDISQLLYSLREKRIWKDVNEEVLKHMIMSSDKKRYEIIDGRIRALYGHSTPHRIIKDAKCPPAVLYHGTAARYVDRIKRKGLLPQKASDVETAKQVGKRRDTNPTLLCIKAVEAWNEGVRFYKGNDSVWLAHSIPSKFIDF, encoded by the coding sequence TTGCGTCACGCACCCTGGGAGTACGAACTAGAATTAAATGAAGAGGGTTGGGTAGATATTAGCCAGCTTTTGTATTCTTTGCGTGAAAAAAGGATATGGAAAGATGTGAACGAGGAAGTCTTAAAACACATGATTATGAGCTCCGATAAAAAGAGGTATGAAATTATAGACGGTCGAATTAGGGCATTATATGGCCATTCAACACCTCATAGGATAATAAAAGATGCTAAATGTCCCCCTGCTGTACTATATCATGGTACTGCAGCAAGATATGTTGATAGGATAAAAAGGAAAGGGTTACTACCGCAAAAAGCTTCTGATGTAGAAACTGCCAAACAAGTTGGTAAAAGGCGGGATACTAATCCAACCTTGTTATGCATAAAAGCTGTAGAGGCGTGGAATGAAGGAGTTAGATTTTATAAAGGTAATGATAGTGTTTGGTTAGCTCATTCTATACCAAGTAAATTTATTGATTTTTAG
- a CDS encoding TraX family protein encodes MTSTKLKMIALATMFIDHYGHFIPDSPDWMRWVGRVAAPIFIYCVVIGYKHTSNRKRYLTRLGIAAVGMSFLNLFINFHVYYSDLNRLYIEMNFFSTLFLIVFLIMLLEKKKVRFLIGLFVWQFVSFFIFGSLEVTGLLNSPMAIFTIQTSGNLLVVDGGLLMILLGILFYFAKENKWKVTISYGFYCLILFYLVRRWGWIREGLFSHLFGFFDFQWMMIFALPLLLLYNGKKGIGLKYFFYVFYPLHIAVLWYIGMVLSQ; translated from the coding sequence ATGACAAGTACTAAGCTAAAAATGATTGCATTGGCGACAATGTTTATTGACCATTATGGACACTTTATACCAGATTCACCAGATTGGATGAGGTGGGTAGGGAGAGTCGCTGCTCCGATCTTTATCTATTGTGTCGTGATCGGATATAAGCATACCTCTAACAGAAAAAGATACCTGACCCGTTTAGGGATAGCTGCAGTTGGAATGAGTTTCCTGAACCTATTTATAAACTTTCATGTTTACTATTCAGATTTAAACAGACTGTATATTGAAATGAACTTCTTCTCTACTTTATTTTTAATCGTCTTCCTTATCATGCTGCTGGAAAAAAAGAAAGTAAGATTTTTAATAGGGTTGTTTGTGTGGCAATTTGTTTCTTTCTTCATATTTGGCTCTCTCGAAGTCACAGGGTTGCTTAATTCCCCAATGGCCATTTTCACAATTCAAACTTCTGGAAACCTTCTTGTAGTTGATGGCGGTCTCCTAATGATCTTATTAGGTATCCTCTTTTATTTTGCAAAAGAAAATAAATGGAAAGTGACGATAAGCTATGGTTTTTATTGTCTCATACTCTTTTATCTGGTTAGAAGATGGGGATGGATACGGGAGGGATTATTTTCACATTTATTTGGATTTTTTGATTTTCAATGGATGATGATTTTCGCTCTGCCACTGCTGCTATTATACAATGGCAAAAAGGGGATCGGGTTAAAGTACTTTTTCTACGTCTTTTATCCTCTGCACATCGCAGTACTTTGGTATATAGGTATGGTACTCAGTCAATAA